Within the Arthrobacter caoxuetaonis genome, the region GCCGGTGACCCAGGGCAGCACCCAGTAGGCCATGATCGGGGTGAGGATCGCCGTCGTGATGAAGACGCGAAGCGGCATCAGGACGTCGTCCCAGCCGGGAACGGCGACGGCAGCCAGCCAGGTGAAAGCCAGGTTTACCGGGAAGAAGCCCAGCCAGATGGCCACGGCCTGCTTCCAACGCGGCGGCTTTACCGGAGCTTGAAGGTCAGTGGTGGACGACGGCGCGTCGAACCAGCCTTCGATGCCGGTGCGGCGGGTGACGGTGCGGTCTTCCACCATGTCCCGGCCCCGTTCGAGCCAGGACCGGCGTGGTTCGGAGTGCTCCCACGCGTCCAGCGCAGCGGCGTCGGAGAAGCGGTAGAGCATGTGCCATTCATCGGAGGTGGCGGAGGCGCGGACCCATCCGGAGCCAAGGAACCCGGGCCAGGTGTTGGCGAGGTTGACGCCCTCCTGGACCCAGTGGGTGGCCTCAGACACGCGGCGGGGATCGACCCGCCGGGTGATGGAGACCGTCACCGCCTCCGGCCCCCGGGCCGGAAGGGTGTCAGTGTGCTGTGATGTCATGCTTTCCAGTATCG harbors:
- a CDS encoding antibiotic biosynthesis monooxygenase, yielding MTSQHTDTLPARGPEAVTVSITRRVDPRRVSEATHWVQEGVNLANTWPGFLGSGWVRASATSDEWHMLYRFSDAAALDAWEHSEPRRSWLERGRDMVEDRTVTRRTGIEGWFDAPSSTTDLQAPVKPPRWKQAVAIWLGFFPVNLAFTWLAAVAVPGWDDVLMPLRVFITTAILTPIMAYWVLPWVTGLLQPWLQRRRS